From Microlunatus capsulatus, a single genomic window includes:
- a CDS encoding DNA-3-methyladenine glycosylase family protein yields MTTRTTTIPVSGPYDLGEVARMGFGHRDEADVDGVMRLAFCAEPDLALPVGVEVRQQGAALDLTVHVAEGGDLDDARLAAVAAQVARVVSADHDGVAYAALCAADPVLARLHAAAPGFRPALFHSAYEALVWAVLSARRSRAQAIPLRLRLGEQLGTTFTLAGRPTVAVPTPARLRELTALPGLPADRVPRLHAIAEAAAEGRLDTGRLRALPPEEAAAELRRLPGIGPFYATLVVVRALGHADVPATEESHGQQAVARLYGLDAALDADALARLAQSWRPFRTWVQVAARAVGDRLPA; encoded by the coding sequence ATGACCACGCGGACGACGACGATCCCGGTGAGCGGGCCTTACGACCTCGGCGAGGTCGCCCGGATGGGCTTCGGGCACCGCGACGAGGCCGACGTCGACGGCGTGATGCGGCTGGCCTTCTGCGCCGAGCCCGATCTCGCGCTGCCCGTCGGCGTCGAGGTGCGCCAGCAGGGTGCGGCGCTGGACCTGACCGTCCACGTGGCCGAGGGGGGCGATCTCGACGACGCGCGGCTGGCGGCCGTCGCGGCCCAGGTCGCCCGCGTCGTCTCGGCCGACCACGACGGCGTCGCCTACGCCGCGCTCTGCGCCGCCGACCCGGTGCTGGCCCGGCTGCACGCCGCGGCTCCCGGCTTCCGTCCCGCCCTGTTCCACTCGGCCTACGAGGCCCTGGTCTGGGCGGTGCTCAGCGCCCGGCGCTCGCGGGCCCAGGCCATCCCGCTCCGGCTGCGCCTCGGGGAGCAGTTGGGGACCACGTTCACGCTCGCCGGTCGTCCGACGGTCGCGGTGCCCACCCCGGCGCGGCTGCGCGAGCTGACGGCGCTGCCAGGGCTCCCCGCCGACCGGGTGCCCCGGCTGCACGCGATCGCCGAGGCGGCCGCCGAGGGTCGGCTGGACACCGGGCGGCTGCGTGCGCTGCCACCCGAGGAGGCGGCCGCCGAGCTGCGCCGGCTGCCCGGCATCGGGCCCTTCTACGCCACGCTCGTCGTCGTCCGCGCCCTGGGCCACGCCGACGTCCCGGCGACGGAGGAGTCTCACGGCCAGCAGGCCGTCGCCCGGCTCTACGGGCTCGACGCGGCCCTCGACGCCGACGCCCTCGCCCGGTTGGCGCAGAGCTGGCGCCCCTTCCGCACCTGGGTCCAGGTGGCCGCCCGCGCCGTCGGCGACCGGCTGCCGGCGTGA
- a CDS encoding SanA/YdcF family protein yields MSRLLALLRVTGGLVPLGAAAAVLACVGAVRWHAAGHLHAEADAPTAPVALVLGAQVFPSGTPSAFLAGRLDLARRLLEGDRVRVLLLSGDGAAPEYDEPAAMRRYLLAAGVPDDAMVLDRFGLDTYDSCVRAARVFGVEELLVVTQSYHLPRAVGTARALGLAAEGVGDVSVRRFRPAYVRGVLRDQVACVKTVVDLATRRRPVLGPPDTSVKDALVR; encoded by the coding sequence ATGAGCCGCCTCCTCGCCCTGCTCCGCGTCACCGGCGGGCTGGTGCCCCTGGGGGCCGCGGCCGCCGTCCTGGCCTGCGTCGGCGCCGTCCGCTGGCACGCGGCGGGGCACCTGCATGCCGAGGCGGACGCCCCGACCGCGCCGGTGGCCCTGGTGCTGGGCGCCCAGGTCTTCCCCTCGGGCACCCCGTCGGCGTTCCTGGCCGGACGCCTGGACCTGGCCCGCCGGCTGCTCGAGGGCGACCGGGTGCGGGTGCTGCTGCTGTCCGGGGACGGCGCGGCGCCCGAGTACGACGAGCCGGCGGCGATGCGCCGCTACCTGCTGGCCGCGGGCGTGCCGGACGACGCGATGGTGCTGGACCGGTTCGGGCTGGACACCTACGACTCCTGCGTGCGGGCCGCCCGGGTGTTCGGCGTCGAGGAGCTGCTGGTGGTCACCCAGAGCTACCACCTGCCGCGGGCGGTCGGCACGGCGCGCGCCCTAGGGCTGGCCGCGGAGGGCGTGGGCGACGTCTCGGTCCGGCGGTTCCGGCCCGCCTACGTCCGCGGCGTGCTCCGCGACCAGGTGGCGTGCGTGAAGACCGTCGTCGACCTCGCCACCCGGCGCCGCCCGGTGCTGGGACCGCCCGACACGTCCGTAAAGGACGCCCTGGTGCGCTGA
- the pgi gene encoding glucose-6-phosphate isomerase, translating to MTSPVDATTTAAWSALTELKAGFTPDLRGWFDADPGRAERYTLDAGDLHVDLSKNLVDDEVLARLLELAEQVGVAERRAAMFAGERINVTENRSVLHTALRRPRSDSLVVEGTDVVPQVHEVLDKVYAFAEAVRSGSWTGVTGKRIATVVNIGIGGSDLGPVMVYEALKPYVQDGLECRFVSNIDPTDVAEATKDLDPETTLFIVASKTFTTLETLTNARLARAWLLDGVGNAEGAVAKHFVAVSTALDKVADFGIDPDNAFGFWDWVGGRYSVDSAIGVAVAVAIGPENFADFLAGFHAVDEHFTTAEPARNVPLLMGLLNVWYDNFFGAQTHAVLPYAQYLHRFPAYLQQLTMESNGKGVRYDGSPVTTDTGEVFWGEPGTNGQHAFYQLIHQGTRVIPADFIAVANPAHPLTDGDADVHELFLANFFAQTAALAFGKTADQVRAEGTAEEIVPARVFTGNRPTTSIMAPALTPSVVGQLIALYEHITFVQGVVWGIDSFDQWGVELGKQLAQQVTPAVGGDEEALSAQDPSTQALIRYYREHRTR from the coding sequence ATGACCAGTCCTGTCGACGCCACCACCACCGCGGCCTGGTCCGCGCTCACCGAGCTGAAGGCCGGGTTCACCCCCGACCTGCGCGGCTGGTTCGACGCCGACCCCGGCCGCGCCGAGCGGTACACCCTCGACGCGGGCGACCTGCACGTCGACCTCTCCAAGAACCTCGTCGACGACGAGGTGCTGGCCCGGCTGCTGGAGCTCGCCGAGCAGGTCGGGGTGGCCGAGCGCCGCGCGGCCATGTTCGCGGGGGAGCGGATCAACGTCACCGAGAACCGCTCCGTGCTGCACACGGCGCTGCGCCGCCCGCGCTCGGACTCCCTCGTGGTCGAGGGCACCGACGTCGTGCCCCAGGTGCACGAGGTGCTCGACAAGGTCTACGCCTTCGCCGAGGCGGTCCGCAGCGGGTCCTGGACCGGCGTGACCGGCAAGCGGATCGCCACGGTCGTCAACATCGGCATCGGCGGCTCCGACCTCGGCCCGGTGATGGTCTACGAGGCGCTCAAGCCCTACGTGCAGGACGGCCTCGAGTGCCGCTTCGTGTCCAACATCGACCCGACCGACGTCGCCGAGGCCACGAAGGACCTCGACCCCGAGACGACGCTGTTCATCGTCGCCTCGAAGACCTTCACCACGCTGGAGACGCTGACCAACGCGCGGCTGGCCCGGGCCTGGCTGCTGGACGGCGTCGGGAACGCCGAGGGCGCGGTGGCGAAGCATTTCGTCGCCGTCTCGACCGCGCTCGACAAGGTGGCCGACTTCGGCATCGACCCCGACAACGCCTTCGGCTTCTGGGACTGGGTGGGCGGGCGCTACTCCGTCGACTCCGCCATCGGCGTCGCCGTCGCCGTCGCCATCGGGCCGGAGAACTTCGCCGACTTCCTGGCCGGCTTCCACGCGGTCGACGAGCACTTCACGACCGCCGAGCCGGCGCGCAACGTGCCGCTGCTGATGGGCCTGCTCAACGTCTGGTACGACAACTTCTTCGGCGCCCAGACCCACGCCGTGCTGCCCTACGCGCAGTACCTGCACCGGTTCCCGGCCTACCTGCAGCAGCTGACGATGGAGTCCAACGGCAAGGGCGTCCGCTACGACGGCAGCCCGGTCACCACCGACACCGGCGAGGTCTTCTGGGGCGAGCCCGGCACCAACGGCCAGCACGCCTTCTACCAGCTGATCCACCAGGGCACCCGGGTCATCCCCGCCGACTTCATCGCCGTCGCGAACCCCGCGCACCCGCTGACCGACGGCGACGCCGATGTCCACGAGCTGTTCCTGGCCAACTTCTTCGCCCAGACCGCGGCCCTGGCCTTCGGCAAGACGGCCGACCAGGTGCGGGCGGAGGGCACGGCCGAGGAGATCGTCCCGGCCCGGGTCTTCACCGGGAACCGGCCGACGACGTCGATCATGGCCCCGGCCCTGACCCCGTCGGTGGTCGGCCAGCTGATCGCGCTCTACGAGCACATCACCTTCGTCCAGGGCGTCGTCTGGGGCATCGACAGCTTCGACCAGTGGGGTGTCGAGCTGGGCAAGCAGCTGGCCCAGCAGGTCACCCCCGCCGTCGGCGGCGACGAGGAGGCCCTCAGCGCCCAGGACCCCTCCACCCAGGCCCTGATCCGCTACTACCGGGAGCACCGCACGCGCTGA
- a CDS encoding deoxyguanosinetriphosphate triphosphohydrolase family protein, with translation MDPRLERARPESTSPYAPGESEFRSDLERIRFAHAFSRLAEVTQVVAANATSGVVHNRLTHSIKVTAVARAIAVRLLRTEDRDLLRRLGGLDHVVVQAAANAHDLGHPPFGHLGERALDRLARDRFGLVDGFEGNAQTFRILSELEVHGPGDEGLNLTAATRAAVLKYPWARFHHPDPHPTTWDEPPRGAGHGGAGSGAAKFSCYLIDLPEMQQALAAFPGLPPGRQTLECSVMDLADDIAYSLHDVEDFHRSGVLQFSPVSGEFRSWVDDRAALAAMDVRTLAAAGRQPGAGLERLRRRLRTREAWVFDEQTFVDAITTVGEEFVDGVLATPYDGSMAGDRAISGFVSRWIDHLIGSVAVDPDPPVRSGYVSMSAPAWHQVSVLKFVNSYFILDRPDLAMFQRGQERTITHLVEGFDDWLSDRGDAARAPRRLLDLVNAATYGYERIAATHPEWLDGRTGDAELARMGRGRGIVDFVSSLTDAQAVAFAATLTGTSSLLWTNGAL, from the coding sequence GTGGATCCCCGGCTGGAGCGGGCGCGACCCGAGAGCACGAGCCCCTACGCGCCCGGGGAGTCGGAGTTCCGCTCCGACCTGGAGCGGATCCGGTTCGCCCACGCCTTCTCCCGGCTCGCCGAGGTCACGCAGGTGGTGGCGGCGAACGCGACCAGCGGGGTCGTGCACAACCGGCTCACCCACAGCATCAAGGTGACCGCGGTGGCCCGCGCCATCGCCGTCCGGCTGCTGCGCACCGAGGACCGCGACCTGCTGCGCCGCCTCGGCGGGCTCGACCACGTCGTCGTCCAGGCGGCGGCGAACGCCCACGACCTCGGCCACCCGCCCTTCGGCCACCTCGGCGAGCGAGCGCTGGACCGGCTGGCCCGCGACCGCTTCGGCCTGGTCGACGGGTTCGAGGGCAACGCGCAGACGTTCCGGATCCTGTCCGAGCTGGAGGTGCACGGCCCGGGCGACGAGGGCCTCAACCTGACGGCGGCCACCCGGGCGGCGGTGCTCAAGTACCCGTGGGCCCGCTTCCACCACCCCGACCCGCACCCGACGACCTGGGACGAGCCGCCGCGCGGGGCGGGCCACGGCGGCGCCGGGTCCGGCGCCGCCAAGTTCTCCTGCTACCTCATCGACCTGCCCGAGATGCAGCAGGCGCTCGCCGCCTTCCCGGGGCTGCCGCCGGGCCGGCAGACGCTCGAGTGCTCGGTCATGGACCTCGCCGACGACATCGCCTACTCCCTGCACGACGTCGAGGACTTCCACCGCTCCGGGGTCCTGCAGTTCTCCCCCGTGTCCGGGGAGTTCCGCTCGTGGGTGGACGACCGGGCCGCGCTGGCGGCGATGGACGTCCGCACCCTCGCCGCCGCGGGCCGCCAGCCCGGCGCCGGCCTGGAGCGGCTGCGCCGGCGGCTGCGGACCCGGGAGGCCTGGGTGTTCGACGAGCAGACCTTCGTCGACGCGATCACCACCGTCGGGGAGGAGTTCGTGGACGGCGTGCTGGCCACGCCCTACGACGGCTCGATGGCCGGGGACCGGGCCATCTCGGGCTTCGTCTCCCGCTGGATCGACCACCTCATCGGCTCGGTGGCCGTCGACCCGGACCCGCCGGTCCGCTCGGGCTACGTCTCGATGAGCGCGCCCGCCTGGCACCAGGTGTCGGTGCTCAAGTTCGTCAACAGCTACTTCATCCTCGACCGGCCCGACCTCGCCATGTTCCAGCGCGGCCAGGAGCGGACGATCACCCACCTCGTCGAGGGGTTCGACGACTGGCTCTCCGACCGCGGCGACGCCGCCCGCGCGCCGCGCCGGCTGCTGGACCTCGTCAACGCCGCCACCTACGGCTACGAGCGGATCGCGGCCACCCACCCGGAGTGGCTGGATGGCCGGACCGGGGACGCCGAGCTGGCCCGGATGGGCCGCGGCCGGGGCATCGTCGACTTCGTCAGCAGCCTCACCGACGCCCAGGCCGTCGCCTTCGCCGCCACCCTGACGGGCACCAGCAGCCTGCTCTGGACCAACGGCGCGCTCTGA
- a CDS encoding tryptophan-rich sensory protein has protein sequence MPVSDRTRTVAVAVTALAQAVIGLGSQFVVDAGSSTGAISDANRSPVTPAGYAFSIWGLIYLACLVLAVYQALPAQRERAVHRRTGWWLVAAFTAASVWVPVFATRTLWLAQVVILVLLASLVVAVRRSVRSGPAADRVEQFAFRLPVTLYLGWVTLATVAGFGTTARSLGLPESGVAVTLFSLLLVLAATVFSVVVVGRFAALAAFTFTAGWALVAIVVASSSVVVQVAAVLALLAIVAVLVIRTGRSPHKATLLLG, from the coding sequence ATGCCCGTCTCCGACCGCACCCGCACCGTCGCCGTCGCCGTCACCGCGCTGGCCCAGGCCGTCATCGGCCTCGGCTCCCAGTTCGTCGTGGACGCCGGCTCCAGCACGGGGGCCATCTCCGACGCGAACCGGTCGCCGGTGACGCCGGCGGGCTACGCCTTCTCCATCTGGGGCCTCATCTACCTGGCCTGCCTGGTGCTCGCGGTCTACCAGGCGCTGCCCGCGCAGCGCGAGCGCGCGGTGCACCGGCGGACGGGCTGGTGGCTGGTGGCCGCCTTCACCGCGGCGTCGGTCTGGGTCCCGGTCTTCGCCACCCGCACCCTGTGGCTGGCCCAGGTCGTCATCCTCGTGCTGCTGGCCTCGCTGGTGGTGGCCGTCCGGCGCTCGGTGCGCAGCGGCCCCGCCGCCGACCGCGTCGAGCAGTTCGCGTTCCGGCTGCCGGTCACCCTCTACCTCGGCTGGGTGACCCTGGCCACCGTCGCCGGCTTCGGCACCACGGCCCGCTCGCTGGGCCTGCCGGAGAGCGGGGTGGCCGTCACGCTGTTCTCGCTGCTCCTCGTGCTGGCCGCCACCGTCTTCTCGGTGGTGGTGGTCGGGCGGTTCGCCGCCCTCGCGGCCTTCACCTTCACCGCGGGCTGGGCGCTGGTGGCCATCGTGGTCGCCAGCTCCTCCGTCGTCGTGCAGGTGGCCGCCGTGCTCGCGCTGCTGGCCATCGTCGCGGTCCTGGTGATCCGCACCGGCCGCAGCCCGCACAAGGCCACCCTGCTGCTGGGCTGA
- a CDS encoding M50 family metallopeptidase, translated as MELLAEVWRRATADQPPPTPGVVLGAALAALVLVVHPLLWRATRVLVTITHEGGHAVAAVLAGRRLQAIRVHSDTSGLTVSRGRPSGPGMVAMLLAGYLGPAVVGLGAVGLLLAGHALGLLWLVTLLLAAMLLQIRNLYGFVVVLGVAAGVLALSWYGSAALQTAVATLLTWLLLVAAPKPVVELARQHRAGRAGHSDAGQLARLTRLPAGLWIGVFGLLSVAGLAVGAALLVPALVDLGRSLAGVLTAP; from the coding sequence GTGGAGCTGCTCGCCGAGGTCTGGCGGCGCGCCACCGCCGACCAGCCGCCCCCCACCCCGGGAGTGGTGCTGGGTGCGGCGCTCGCCGCCCTGGTGCTGGTCGTCCACCCGCTGCTGTGGCGGGCCACCCGCGTGCTGGTGACGATCACCCACGAGGGCGGGCACGCCGTCGCCGCCGTGCTGGCCGGCCGTCGCCTGCAGGCCATCCGGGTGCACTCCGACACCTCCGGGCTGACGGTCTCCCGGGGACGGCCGAGCGGCCCCGGGATGGTGGCCATGCTGCTCGCCGGCTACCTGGGTCCGGCCGTGGTGGGGCTGGGCGCCGTCGGCCTGCTGCTGGCCGGGCACGCCCTGGGCCTGCTCTGGCTGGTGACGCTGCTGCTCGCCGCGATGCTGCTGCAGATCCGCAACCTCTACGGGTTCGTCGTGGTGCTCGGCGTCGCCGCCGGCGTGCTGGCGCTGAGCTGGTACGGCTCGGCCGCGCTGCAGACGGCGGTCGCGACGCTGCTGACCTGGTTGCTGCTGGTCGCCGCGCCCAAGCCCGTCGTCGAGCTGGCCCGCCAGCACCGGGCGGGCCGGGCCGGGCACTCCGACGCCGGCCAGCTGGCCCGGTTGACCCGGCTGCCGGCCGGGTTGTGGATCGGGGTCTTCGGGCTTCTCAGCGTCGCGGGCCTCGCCGTCGGCGCGGCGCTGTTGGTGCCCGCGCTGGTCGACCTGGGCCGGTCGCTGGCCGGCGTGCTCACCGCGCCCTGA
- a CDS encoding SH3 domain-containing protein, producing MERPRPRRALQAPWRQRVARLAVPGLLAGLATTGVVAAATGATTAPLSGPTAASSASAPSAAPSTTAPALTREQGTSRSGVDRPALSAAAAADQAAAEKKAADQEKAAAEKKKAADKKAQKKAEGVGTLPEVDLPSLAVVDTEYTRVDLNVREQADADSDLITVLKSGAKVSVTGTVRGAWQYVAYRGDGGWVKKQYLVESKPKPPAAKKSSSPSSTKSSGSAGVSGGTCAGGSSVESGLTPDAVKVHRAICARFPAVTSYGGVRADSLPEHPSGRALDAMVSSNGLGQEIAGWVRANAQQLGVSEVIFAQRIWTVQRSGEGWRSMSDRGSPSANHYDHVHVTVYGNAAG from the coding sequence GTGGAACGACCACGCCCACGTCGGGCGCTGCAGGCGCCGTGGCGGCAGCGGGTGGCCCGGTTGGCCGTCCCCGGCCTCCTCGCCGGCCTCGCCACCACCGGGGTGGTGGCGGCCGCGACCGGCGCGACGACCGCTCCGCTGAGCGGCCCCACCGCCGCCTCGAGCGCCAGCGCTCCCAGCGCCGCGCCGTCGACGACGGCCCCGGCGCTCACCCGCGAGCAGGGCACCAGCCGCAGCGGCGTCGACCGCCCGGCGCTGAGCGCCGCGGCCGCCGCTGACCAGGCGGCGGCCGAGAAGAAGGCCGCCGACCAGGAGAAGGCCGCGGCGGAGAAGAAGAAGGCCGCCGACAAGAAGGCCCAGAAGAAGGCAGAGGGCGTCGGGACGCTGCCGGAGGTCGACCTGCCCTCGCTCGCCGTGGTCGACACCGAGTACACCCGCGTTGACCTCAACGTCCGCGAGCAGGCCGACGCCGACTCCGACCTCATCACCGTGCTGAAGTCCGGCGCCAAGGTCTCCGTGACCGGGACCGTGCGCGGGGCCTGGCAGTACGTCGCCTACCGCGGCGACGGCGGCTGGGTGAAGAAGCAGTACCTCGTCGAGTCCAAGCCGAAGCCCCCCGCGGCGAAGAAGTCCTCGTCGCCCTCGTCCACGAAGTCCTCCGGTTCCGCCGGGGTCTCGGGCGGCACCTGTGCCGGCGGCTCCTCGGTCGAGTCCGGGCTGACCCCCGACGCCGTCAAGGTGCACCGCGCGATCTGCGCCCGCTTCCCGGCTGTCACCTCCTACGGCGGCGTCCGCGCCGACTCGCTGCCCGAGCACCCCTCCGGCCGCGCGCTGGACGCCATGGTCTCCAGCAACGGCCTCGGCCAGGAGATCGCCGGCTGGGTGCGCGCGAACGCGCAGCAGCTCGGTGTGAGCGAGGTCATCTTCGCCCAGCGGATCTGGACCGTGCAGCGCAGCGGCGAGGGCTGGCGGAGCATGTCCGACCGCGGATCGCCCTCGGCGAACCACTACGACCACGTGCACGTGACCGTCTACGGCAACGCTGCGGGGTAG
- a CDS encoding mercuric reductase, whose translation MTAAAAERTDADTSTSYAAIVIGAGQAGPGVAAALAAHGRVALVEMERVGGTCLNHGCKPTKALRASAVVAHQARRAAEYGVHTGEVTVDFGFAIDRVHKIIEEEVDGLQDYIEGVEGLELVHGRATLTTDPSGAEHVVTVDGRRLTSSQVYLNVGARASVPPMPGLDTVDVLTEVELLNLTALPEHLVVIGGGYLGCEFGQMFRRFGSEVTIVAGSGIGGHEDPDIGEILTRTFTDEGIRVVEQRTERFAPADGGVEVTLADGSTVTGSHLLVAVGRRSNSDLLGEHGIETDDHGFFVTDGRFQTSVPGVWALGDVNGRGAWTHTSYQDGQIMMEPSRSVDGRVTTYAMFTDPPLGRVGMNDAQARESGRRVLKAEVPMARVSRARLESETTGVMRILVDADSEEVLGATILGLQADDVIQVVGTAIQAGVRYPVLRDALPIHPTVAEYIPSILTSLQPLD comes from the coding sequence ATGACGGCAGCAGCGGCGGAGCGCACGGACGCCGACACCTCCACCTCCTACGCGGCGATCGTCATCGGCGCCGGCCAGGCCGGACCGGGCGTCGCCGCGGCTCTCGCGGCGCACGGCCGGGTCGCCCTCGTGGAGATGGAGCGCGTCGGCGGGACCTGCCTCAACCACGGGTGCAAGCCGACCAAGGCGCTGCGGGCCAGCGCCGTCGTCGCGCACCAGGCCCGGCGGGCCGCCGAGTACGGCGTGCACACCGGTGAGGTGACGGTGGACTTCGGCTTCGCCATCGACCGGGTGCACAAGATCATCGAGGAGGAGGTCGACGGCCTCCAGGACTACATCGAGGGCGTGGAGGGCCTGGAGCTGGTGCACGGCCGCGCCACCCTGACCACCGACCCGAGCGGGGCCGAGCACGTCGTCACCGTCGACGGCCGCCGGCTGACGAGCAGCCAGGTCTACCTCAACGTGGGCGCCCGCGCCTCAGTGCCGCCGATGCCGGGTCTCGACACCGTCGACGTCCTCACCGAGGTGGAGCTGCTGAACCTGACCGCGCTGCCCGAGCACCTGGTGGTCATCGGCGGGGGCTACCTCGGCTGCGAGTTCGGCCAGATGTTCCGGCGCTTCGGCTCGGAGGTGACGATCGTCGCGGGCAGCGGGATCGGGGGCCACGAGGACCCCGACATCGGCGAGATCCTCACCCGCACCTTCACCGACGAGGGCATCCGCGTGGTGGAGCAGCGGACCGAGCGGTTCGCCCCCGCCGACGGCGGCGTCGAGGTGACGCTGGCCGACGGCAGCACCGTCACCGGCAGCCACCTGCTGGTGGCCGTCGGCCGGCGCTCCAACTCCGACCTGCTGGGCGAGCACGGCATCGAGACCGACGACCACGGCTTCTTCGTCACCGACGGACGCTTCCAGACCTCGGTCCCCGGCGTCTGGGCGCTGGGCGACGTCAACGGCCGCGGCGCCTGGACCCACACCTCCTACCAGGACGGCCAGATCATGATGGAGCCCTCCCGCTCGGTCGACGGCCGCGTCACCACCTACGCGATGTTCACCGACCCGCCGCTGGGCCGCGTCGGGATGAACGACGCGCAGGCCCGCGAGTCCGGCCGCCGGGTGCTCAAGGCCGAGGTGCCGATGGCGCGGGTCAGCCGGGCGCGGCTGGAGAGCGAGACCACCGGCGTCATGCGGATCCTCGTCGACGCCGACAGCGAGGAGGTGCTGGGCGCCACGATCCTGGGGCTGCAGGCCGACGACGTGATCCAGGTGGTCGGCACGGCCATCCAGGCCGGCGTCCGGTACCCCGTGCTGCGCGACGCCCTGCCGATCCACCCGACCGTCGCCGAATACATCCCCTCGATCCTGACCTCGCTGCAGCCGCTCGACTGA
- a CDS encoding aminoglycoside phosphotransferase family protein → MITVPPALVRWRTGQSGDVGRRWLDGLPARVAALCAAWDLVVEDTPPLAGALALVVLVRRGEERLALRVRWPEPGQDAEVAALRAWDGRGAVRLVAVDPAGDALLLERLDPHRTLRDLPVERAAVVTGRLLAELSVPAPPGLPTLAASAAAFVAGVAARDTALGGPVPARALARARELAATLPTDAGLLVHGDLHGGNVLADGAGGWRAVDPKPLVGDPAVALAEPLWTRADDAPSAADLRRVLRLVADAAGLDPDQAAGWTVVRAVDHWLWGLEHGLTEDPVRCARLVDALA, encoded by the coding sequence GTGATCACCGTGCCCCCCGCGCTGGTGCGCTGGCGGACCGGGCAGAGCGGCGACGTCGGCCGGCGCTGGCTGGACGGGCTGCCGGCGCGGGTCGCCGCGCTCTGCGCCGCCTGGGACCTCGTCGTCGAGGACACCCCGCCGCTGGCCGGGGCGCTCGCGCTGGTGGTGCTGGTGCGGCGCGGGGAGGAGCGGCTGGCGCTGCGCGTCCGCTGGCCCGAGCCGGGGCAGGACGCCGAGGTGGCGGCGCTGCGGGCCTGGGACGGCCGGGGGGCGGTGCGGCTGGTCGCCGTCGACCCGGCGGGCGACGCCCTGCTGCTCGAGCGGCTGGACCCGCACCGGACGCTGCGCGACCTGCCGGTGGAGCGGGCCGCCGTGGTCACCGGCCGGCTGCTGGCCGAGCTCTCCGTGCCCGCCCCGCCCGGCCTGCCGACGCTGGCCGCCTCCGCCGCGGCCTTCGTCGCGGGGGTCGCGGCGCGGGACACGGCTCTCGGCGGACCGGTCCCGGCCCGGGCGCTGGCCCGGGCCCGCGAGCTCGCGGCGACCCTGCCGACCGACGCCGGGCTGCTCGTGCACGGGGACCTGCACGGCGGCAATGTGCTGGCCGACGGCGCGGGTGGGTGGCGGGCCGTCGACCCGAAGCCGCTGGTCGGCGACCCGGCCGTCGCGCTTGCCGAGCCGCTGTGGACCCGCGCCGACGACGCCCCGAGCGCCGCCGACCTGCGCCGGGTGCTCCGGCTGGTGGCCGACGCCGCGGGCCTCGACCCCGACCAGGCCGCCGGCTGGACGGTCGTCCGCGCCGTCGACCACTGGCTGTGGGGCCTGGAGCACGGCCTCACCGAGGACCCGGTCCGCTGCGCCCGCCTCGTCGACGCCCTGGCCTGA
- a CDS encoding DNA-3-methyladenine glycosylase, protein MLVTALDGPVERVAPTLLGSLLRHGEVVVRLTEVEAYDGAADPASHAFRGRTARTEVMFGPPGRLYVYFSYGMHWAANVVCGPDGTASGVLLRAGEVVEGLALARSRRGRASDRDLARGPGRLTQALGITADHKGTSVLGGGPVTLALDPPPAARVSAGPRVGVSAEADRPWRFWLTGDRFVSDYKRSPRAPAPP, encoded by the coding sequence GTGCTCGTGACCGCCCTCGACGGGCCGGTCGAGCGGGTCGCGCCCACCCTGCTCGGCAGCCTGCTGCGGCACGGCGAGGTCGTCGTCCGGCTCACCGAGGTCGAGGCCTACGACGGCGCGGCCGACCCCGCCTCGCACGCCTTCCGCGGCCGCACCGCCCGCACCGAGGTGATGTTCGGCCCGCCCGGGCGGCTCTACGTCTACTTCTCCTACGGCATGCACTGGGCGGCGAACGTGGTCTGCGGGCCCGACGGGACGGCGTCCGGGGTGCTGCTGCGGGCCGGCGAGGTGGTCGAGGGGCTCGCGCTCGCGCGCTCGCGCCGGGGTCGCGCGTCCGACCGGGACCTGGCCCGCGGCCCCGGCCGGCTCACCCAGGCGCTGGGCATCACCGCCGACCACAAGGGGACGTCGGTCCTGGGTGGCGGGCCGGTGACGCTGGCCCTGGACCCCCCTCCGGCCGCGCGGGTGAGCGCCGGACCGCGCGTCGGGGTCTCCGCCGAGGCGGACCGGCCCTGGCGCTTCTGGCTCACCGGGGACCGCTTCGTCTCCGACTACAAGCGCAGCCCGCGCGCCCCCGCGCCGCCGTGA